In Gossypium raimondii isolate GPD5lz chromosome 12, ASM2569854v1, whole genome shotgun sequence, a single window of DNA contains:
- the LOC105765159 gene encoding ATP-dependent Clp protease proteolytic subunit-related protein 2, chloroplastic, with protein sequence MAISLNTNLHQPSLSCGTKVYSGLKLQSPCLFATGRPNLTADFYTRVNKSLQCGTRSCKATRSRVGMMPIGTPRVPYRVPGEGTWQWVDLWNALYRERVIFIGQHIDEEFSNQILATMLYLDSIDDNKRLYFYINGPGGDLTPSLAIYDTMKSLKSPVGTHCVGYAYNLAGFLLAAGEKGNRFAMPLSRVALQSPAGAARGQADDIRNEASELLRIRDYLFTELAKNTGQPVEKVNKDLSRMKRFNAQEALEYGLIDRIVRPPRIKADAPRKDAGTGLG encoded by the exons ATGGCAATCTCACTTAATACAAATCTTCATCAGCCGTCTCTGag TTGTGGGACTAAGGTTTACTCTGGTTTGAAGCTTCAATCTCCCT GTTTATTTGCAACTGGGAGACCAAACTTGACTGCGGACTTCTATACCAGAGTTAATAAGAGTCTCCAATGCGG AACGCGAAGCTGCAAAGCAACAAGGTCACGAGTAGGGATGATGCCAATAGGAACTCCGAGAGTTCCCTATAGAGTTCCAGGTGAAGGAACTTGGCAATGGGTTGATTTATGGAATGCACTA TATCGAGAGCGCGTTATTTTCATTGGACAACATATAGATGAGGAATTTAGCAACCAAATATTGGCAACGATGTTATACCTTGATAGTATTGATGATAATAAAAGgctttatttttacattaatggCCCTGGCGGGGAT CTTACCCCAAGCTTGGCTATCTATGATACCATGAAAAGCTTGAAGAGTCCTGTCGGCACCCACTGTGTAGGCTATGCCTACAATCTAGCAGGCTTCCTGCTTGCAGCTGGGGAAAAG GGTAATCGCTTTGCAATGCCTCTTTCAAGAGTTGCTCTACAGTCTCCAGCTGGTGCAGCTCGTGGTCAG GCTGATGATATCCGTAATGAAGCCAGTGAGCTTCTTAGAATCAGAGATTACCTTTTCACCGAGCTAGCTAAGAATACAGGCCAGCCTGTTGAGAAG GTCAACAAGGATTTAAGTAGGATGAAACGCTTCAATGCACAAGAAGCTCTTGAATATGGGCTTATTGATCGTATAGTCAGACCACCTCGTATCAAGGCCGATGCACCTCGTAAGGATGCAGGAACAGGCCTTGGTTAG
- the LOC105765154 gene encoding uncharacterized protein At4g22758 — protein MSEKSLRRRLPRCRRPRIPHPSPTPRLRTPPPHRRSLRRSSKYDRILKRCASEPCLWSSIGEDHPSRSSFVGSEAERAPFFRPHTCTDVFASSPSLLGFCSPSPSPSPKQGFEFGRQGYNKDAKVVINVSVEGSPGPVRTMVKLGSSVEDTIKLVVDKYVEEGRTPKLDCNSGLELHHSYFSLQSLDKSQLMGDAGGRSFYLRKNSSGHSSNGASTSFVDPGRPNPPPAFLVPGFIARKLSKIVRRTRRLWHALVCLK, from the exons ATGTCCGAAAAGAGTCTCCGACGACGGCTTCCTAGATGCCGACGACCACGAATTCCGCACCCATCGCCGACTCCAAGGCTACGGACGCCTCCCCCACATCGCCGATCGTTGAGAAGGTCGTCCAAGTACGACAGGATTCTCAAGCGATGTGCTTCTGAACCGTGTCTTTGGAGCAGTATCGGTGAAGATCATCCAAGTAGGAGTAGTTTCGTGGGATCTGAAGCTGAAAGGGCGCCTTTCTTTAGGCCTCATACTTGTACTGACGTCTTCGCTTCTTCCCCTTCTTTGCTGGGTTTTTgttctccttctccttctccttctccaAAGCAAGGTTTCGAG TTTGGGAGGCAAGGCTACAACAAAGACGCTAAGGTTGTAATCAATGTATCAGTTGAAGGAAGTCCAGGACCAGTCCGGACCATGGTCAAATTGGGGTCTAGCGTCGAAGACACCATAAAGCTTGTCGTAGACAAGTATGTTGAGGAAGGGAGAACCCCTAAACTTGATTGCAATTCAGGATTGGAACTGCATCATTCTTATTTTAGCCTTCAAA gtttggataaatCACAGTTAATGGGGGATGCTGGAGGCAGAAGCTTCTATCTTAGAAAGAATAGCAGTGGGCATAGTAGCAATGGTGCATCTACTTCTTTTGTTGATCCAGGAAGACCCAACCCTCCTCCTGCATTTCTGGTTCCGGGTTTCATTGCTCGAAAGCTCAGCAAAATCGTAAGGAGAACGCGTCGGCTCTGGCATGCCTTGGTTTGCTTGAAATGA
- the LOC105765155 gene encoding uncharacterized protein At4g22758, with amino-acid sequence MIPRAPGSRRLSSIRVLSTSERTQQTFPPEHHSDIVKRRGGLVAVPARLTTSSSSSFPVVNDGISQRLTKLLLNVNIESSLGPVHVIMPSDNTVNDLIKAAIEIYVKEKRRPLLEETDPKFFQLHYSQFCLESLRAGEKLINLGSRNFFLCLKKRPSSSDTFLSGKAKLASETLFSLTKLGELLL; translated from the exons ATGATTCCTCGTGCTCCAGGTAGCCGGAGACTTAGCTCCATCAGGGTTCTTTCAACCTCCGAGAGAACACAACAAACATTCCCACCAGAACATCATTCCGACATCGTTAAACGGAGAGGAGGCCTTGTCGCAGTCCCGGCAAGGTTGACAACCTCCTCGTCTTCCAGTTTTCCGGTTGTCAACGACGGAATATCCCAAAGGCTGACGAAGTTGCTGCTGAATGTGAATATAGAGAGCAGCTTGGGGCCAGTCCATGTGATTATGCCATCAGATAATACAGTGAATGATTTAATCAAAGCTGCTATAGAAATTTACGTCAAGGAGAAGAGAAGGCCATTGTTAGAGGAAACTGATCCCAAGTTTTTTCAGCTTCACTATTCGCAGTTCTGcctggaaa GTTTAAGAGCAGGGGAGAAGCTGATCAACTTGGGATCGAGgaatttctttttgtgtttGAAGAAGCGCCCATCTTCGTCGGACACTTTCTTATCGGGAAAGGCAAAGTTGGCATCGGAGACTCTGTTTTCTCTGACAAAACTCGGGGAGTTGTTGCTCTAA
- the LOC105765157 gene encoding protein cornichon homolog 4 gives MGDLFIWLISFFILIALLVLIVYQLMCLADLEFDYINPYDSSSRINKVVLPEFILQGFLCVFYLLTGHWVMALLCGPYLYNNVRLYTQKKHLVDVTEIFNMLPREKKQRLFKLGYLVLLLFFSLFWMIWSTLEDMDD, from the exons ATGGGAGATCTATTCATATGGcttatttctttcttcatccTCATTGCCCTTCTTGTTCTCATTGTTTATCAG CTCATGTGCTTGGCTGATTTAGAGTTTGATTACATCAATCCTTACGACTCTTCATCACGGATAAACAAAGTGGTCCTGCCGGAATTTATCCTCCAAGGATTTTTATGTGTATTCTATCTATTAACGGGACATTGGGTCATGGCGCTCTTATGTGGTCCATATTTATACAACAATGTGAGACT TTACACACAGAAAAAGCACCTGGTAGACGTTACAGAGATATTTAACATGCTTCCCAGGGAGAAGAAGCAGCGCCTTTTTAAGCTTGGCTATCTTGTCcttctcctctttttctccTTATTCTG GATGATCTGGTCTACATTAGAAGATATGGACGATTAA
- the LOC105765158 gene encoding general transcription and DNA repair factor IIH subunit TFB5, translating to MVNATKGLFVSCDIPMAQFIVNLNASLPAAHKFIIHVLDSTHFFVQPDVAGMIRSAISEFRDQNSYEKPT from the exons ATGGTCAACGCCACTAAAGGGCTATTCGTTTCTTG TGACATTCCCATGGCACAGTTTATCGTGAATTTGAATGCATCGCTGCCAGCTGCACATAAGTTTATAATACATGTGCTGGATAGCACGCACTTTTTCGTGCAACCTGATGTCGCTGGAATGATACGAAGTGCCATATCTGAGTTCAGAGACCAGAATTCATACGAGAAGCCAACTTGA